A region of Thiofilum sp. DNA encodes the following proteins:
- a CDS encoding phenol hydroxylase subunit P4, whose product MTVKTINNVEYPVVMMDSVDRFHGNQLVYVGWDYHTSICTANAYPLPPDMPFGALTEAVLPSVLAPHPDFAKIQWDKVEWLLDGKAFTPDMSKSLKDNGVGHKSLIRFRTPELTGYQGTGN is encoded by the coding sequence ATGACTGTCAAAACTATCAATAATGTTGAATACCCTGTCGTGATGATGGATAGCGTAGACCGCTTTCACGGTAATCAATTAGTGTATGTGGGCTGGGATTATCACACCAGTATTTGTACTGCTAATGCCTATCCTTTGCCGCCCGATATGCCCTTTGGTGCATTGACCGAAGCCGTACTCCCCTCAGTACTCGCCCCGCATCCTGACTTTGCCAAGATTCAATGGGATAAAGTCGAATGGCTGCTAGACGGTAAGGCTTTTACACCCGATATGAGTAAAAGCCTAAAGGATAATGGTGTAGGGCATAAATCATTGATTCGCTTTAGAACACCGGAATTGACCGGGTATCAGGGGACGGGGAACTGA
- a CDS encoding phenol 2-monooxygenase domain-containing protein: MSYQFTIEPLGETIEVEEGQTLLDAALRAGVYLPHACGHGLCGTCKVEVLSGEVDHGAASPFALMDMEREEGKCLACCATPLSDLEIEADIEEDPDAQRHPVQDYVGVVSKIETLTPRIKSIFLAIENGGMEFQAGHYVNVYIPGLEDKPRAFSIASPPSATNMIELNVALVEGGAGTTWLHQQLKVGDKLKFSGPYGRFFVRESAKEPMIFLAGGSGLSSPKSMILDLFEKGEARPITFIYGARNQAELYYRELFEELAAEHENFTYVPVLSEEPSESNWQGLRGYVHEAAKHYFEGKFNGHKAYMCGPPPMIDACITTLMQGRLFERDMFMENFYNQSSQSKTKSPLFKNI; the protein is encoded by the coding sequence ATGAGCTACCAATTCACTATTGAGCCTTTAGGCGAAACTATTGAAGTCGAAGAAGGGCAAACTTTATTAGACGCTGCTTTGCGTGCAGGTGTGTATTTGCCTCATGCTTGTGGGCATGGTTTGTGCGGTACGTGCAAAGTTGAAGTACTCAGTGGTGAGGTCGATCATGGTGCTGCATCACCTTTTGCTTTAATGGATATGGAACGCGAAGAAGGCAAATGTTTAGCTTGTTGTGCTACTCCTTTAAGCGACCTTGAGATTGAAGCCGATATTGAAGAAGACCCCGACGCCCAGCGTCATCCTGTTCAAGACTATGTAGGTGTAGTCTCCAAAATCGAAACACTAACCCCACGCATCAAGAGCATCTTTTTAGCGATTGAAAATGGCGGTATGGAGTTTCAGGCGGGGCATTATGTGAATGTTTATATTCCGGGGTTGGAAGATAAACCGCGTGCATTCTCGATTGCTAGCCCCCCTTCTGCCACGAATATGATTGAATTAAATGTCGCTTTGGTTGAAGGCGGTGCGGGTACGACTTGGTTACATCAGCAATTAAAAGTCGGCGATAAACTAAAATTCTCTGGTCCCTATGGACGCTTCTTTGTACGGGAATCGGCTAAAGAACCGATGATTTTTCTTGCTGGTGGTTCTGGATTATCGAGTCCTAAATCTATGATTTTGGATTTATTTGAAAAAGGCGAAGCGCGTCCTATTACCTTCATTTACGGCGCTCGTAATCAAGCTGAACTGTACTACCGCGAGCTGTTTGAAGAGCTAGCAGCGGAACATGAAAATTTTACCTATGTGCCCGTGCTATCCGAAGAGCCAAGTGAGTCCAATTGGCAAGGCTTACGTGGCTATGTGCATGAAGCAGCTAAACACTACTTTGAGGGTAAATTTAATGGGCATAAAGCTTATATGTGTGGCCCTCCTCCTATGATTGATGCATGTATTACCACTTTAATGCAGGGGCGATTATTTGAGCGCGATATGTTTATGGAAAACTTCTATAACCAAAGTAGCCAAAGCAAAACGAAAAGCCCGCTATTTAAAAATATCTAG
- a CDS encoding alpha/beta hydrolase: protein MSTNPEIANSIEAAGLQTNYHDVGQGDPVLLIHGSGPGVSAWANWRLTLPDLAQHFRVIAPDMAGFGFSARPANYTYHMNNWVTQAVGLMDALDIQQASIVGNSFGGGLALALAIKYPERVNKLILMGSMGVEFPITEGLDQVWGYKPSLDNMKALLDIFAYSRALVTDELAELRFKASTRPGFQESFSSMFPAPRQRSVEMMASPVEAIQALPHHTLIVHGRDDKVIPLQNAYTLHQLIDQSELHVFGQCGHWTQIEHAKHFNQLVINFLQS, encoded by the coding sequence ATGAGTACTAATCCCGAAATAGCTAATAGTATTGAAGCGGCTGGGCTACAAACTAACTATCATGATGTCGGTCAAGGTGATCCGGTACTACTGATTCACGGCTCAGGGCCTGGGGTGAGTGCTTGGGCGAATTGGCGTTTAACCTTACCCGATTTAGCGCAGCATTTTCGCGTGATTGCTCCTGATATGGCGGGATTTGGATTTAGTGCTCGTCCTGCTAACTACACCTACCATATGAATAACTGGGTCACCCAAGCGGTAGGACTCATGGATGCATTAGACATTCAACAAGCTTCAATTGTAGGCAATTCATTCGGCGGAGGTTTAGCCCTCGCGTTAGCCATTAAATACCCAGAGCGTGTGAATAAGTTAATCCTCATGGGTAGTATGGGTGTTGAATTTCCTATTACTGAGGGACTGGATCAGGTGTGGGGCTATAAACCTTCACTGGACAATATGAAGGCACTACTCGATATTTTTGCCTATAGCCGAGCCTTAGTGACCGATGAGTTAGCAGAATTACGCTTTAAAGCCAGTACTCGTCCGGGCTTCCAAGAATCTTTCTCTAGTATGTTTCCCGCTCCCCGCCAACGCTCGGTCGAAATGATGGCAAGTCCCGTAGAAGCTATTCAAGCGTTGCCACATCATACGCTGATTGTGCACGGACGCGATGATAAGGTTATACCCTTGCAAAATGCCTATACCCTGCACCAACTCATTGATCAATCAGAGCTACATGTATTTGGACAATGTGGGCATTGGACACAGATCGAACATGCTAAACACTTTAACCAATTAGTGATTAATTTTTTACAAAGCTAG
- a CDS encoding 2Fe-2S iron-sulfur cluster binding domain-containing protein yields the protein MTTIFSIHIPETGSSFPCKPQESLLFGMVRLGRKGIPIGCRAGGCGVCKVKILSGTYTNGKMSRAHVTEEEEQNSFVLACRCQPSSDLAIEVVGKMRKNACAPLPSTTT from the coding sequence ATGACCACGATTTTTAGTATTCACATTCCTGAAACGGGATCTAGTTTCCCCTGTAAACCGCAAGAGTCATTGCTCTTTGGGATGGTACGGTTGGGTCGTAAAGGGATTCCGATTGGTTGTCGAGCGGGCGGTTGTGGTGTGTGTAAAGTCAAAATATTGAGTGGCACTTATACCAACGGCAAGATGAGTCGTGCGCATGTGACTGAAGAGGAAGAGCAAAATAGTTTTGTGCTCGCCTGTCGCTGTCAGCCTAGTAGTGACCTCGCCATTGAAGTAGTAGGTAAAATGCGCAAAAACGCTTGTGCGCCCTTGCCTAGCACCACGACTTAA
- a CDS encoding radical SAM protein: MYFDPPFDYIEPVFRPPSEADSLILQVTNGCSWNQCSFCEMYTAPQKKFRPKNETEILAEIKHCGETMAGLRRIFLADGDAMALSFRRLEAILTAINDYLPSVSRISAYCLPQNVKNKTIEQLQHLRELGLSLAYIGAESGDDTILKKVNKSETFASTREAILKLKAAGIKTSVMIINGLGGKQYSTQHALNSARLINETQPEYLATLVLFFSHGSRRFIEHFGNDYEPCTMLDLFQEMHTFISHLTLEKTILRSDHVSNSLVLKGVLGKDKATLLQQIEQALEWAKHHPTPQRVLKQY; the protein is encoded by the coding sequence ATGTATTTTGATCCACCTTTTGATTATATCGAACCTGTCTTTCGTCCACCCAGTGAAGCCGATTCGCTCATTTTACAAGTCACCAATGGTTGTAGTTGGAATCAATGCAGCTTTTGTGAAATGTATACCGCGCCCCAGAAGAAATTTCGCCCTAAAAATGAGACTGAAATACTCGCTGAGATTAAACATTGTGGCGAAACGATGGCTGGGTTACGCCGTATATTTTTAGCGGATGGCGATGCTATGGCTTTATCGTTCAGGCGCTTAGAAGCTATTTTGACTGCTATCAATGACTATTTACCTAGCGTTAGTCGCATTTCAGCCTATTGCTTACCCCAAAATGTCAAAAATAAAACTATAGAACAATTACAACATTTACGCGAACTAGGTTTGTCATTAGCTTATATTGGGGCTGAAAGTGGTGATGATACTATTCTTAAAAAAGTGAATAAAAGCGAAACGTTTGCAAGTACGCGCGAGGCTATTCTAAAACTCAAAGCGGCAGGTATTAAAACTTCAGTGATGATTATTAATGGTTTAGGAGGTAAACAGTATAGTACACAACATGCGCTTAATTCAGCGCGTTTAATTAATGAAACTCAGCCAGAGTATTTAGCCACTTTAGTACTATTCTTTAGTCATGGCTCACGACGTTTTATTGAGCATTTTGGCAATGATTATGAACCCTGTACTATGCTGGATTTATTTCAAGAAATGCACACTTTTATAAGCCATTTAACATTAGAAAAAACGATTCTTCGTAGCGATCACGTTTCCAATAGCTTAGTGCTCAAGGGAGTGCTGGGTAAGGATAAAGCCACCCTACTTCAACAAATCGAACAAGCGCTAGAGTGGGCAAAACATCATCCCACTCCTCAACGTGTACTCAAACAGTACTAA
- a CDS encoding Fic family protein, producing MKTHSLEIAPDILRIITEIDEFKTSWRLMQNLAPERLATLRRVATIESIGSSTRIEGVKLSNSEIEQLLGNINRKSFVTRDEQEVAGYAELMDIIFQSYDDIVLSENYIKQLHAILLQYSDKDERHRGQYKTLNNQVEAFDATGKSLGVVFHTATPFETPLKMQELVYWTRESLADNSLHPLLVIAVFVVVFLQIHPFQDGNGRLSRILTTLLLLKAGYRYVPYSSLESIIERNKEGYYLALRRTQSTLEDAKPNWLPWVRFFLSSLKAQKDHLSSKVSAHTSWDNLPKESIMIMEHINQYGRITTSEAEALTATPRSTIKKRLSDLVEQGLLKRQGQGRGSWYETAKQNL from the coding sequence ATGAAGACTCACTCACTCGAAATTGCTCCTGACATCCTACGCATCATTACTGAAATTGATGAGTTCAAGACCAGTTGGCGCTTAATGCAAAATCTCGCACCTGAGCGTTTAGCTACCTTGCGACGTGTGGCTACGATTGAAAGTATTGGTTCCTCTACGCGGATTGAAGGTGTCAAACTCAGTAACTCAGAAATTGAACAACTATTGGGTAACATTAATCGTAAATCGTTTGTAACTCGTGATGAGCAAGAGGTCGCAGGCTATGCGGAACTAATGGATATAATCTTTCAAAGCTATGACGATATTGTGTTGAGTGAGAATTATATCAAGCAACTACATGCGATTTTATTGCAGTACTCCGATAAAGATGAACGTCATCGTGGGCAATATAAAACTTTAAATAATCAAGTAGAAGCTTTTGATGCGACAGGTAAAAGTTTAGGCGTAGTGTTTCATACTGCTACACCTTTTGAAACACCTCTTAAAATGCAAGAGCTGGTTTATTGGACGCGAGAGTCATTAGCGGATAATAGCTTGCATCCTTTGTTAGTGATTGCGGTTTTTGTAGTAGTGTTTTTGCAAATACATCCCTTTCAAGATGGAAATGGTCGTTTATCTCGAATTTTAACGACTTTACTATTATTAAAAGCGGGCTATCGTTATGTACCTTATAGCTCGTTAGAAAGTATTATTGAGCGAAACAAAGAAGGCTATTATTTAGCATTGCGTCGCACTCAAAGTACTTTAGAGGATGCAAAACCTAATTGGTTACCTTGGGTAAGGTTTTTCTTGTCGTCATTAAAAGCGCAAAAGGATCACCTCTCTAGTAAAGTTTCCGCGCATACGTCTTGGGATAATTTACCTAAAGAGTCTATTATGATTATGGAGCATATTAATCAGTATGGGCGTATTACCACGAGTGAGGCAGAAGCTCTTACAGCTACACCACGCTCAACCATTAAAAAGCGTTTGAGTGATTTGGTAGAGCAAGGCTTGTTAAAACGCCAAGGACAAGGACGGGGTAGTTGGTATGAAACTGCTAAACAAAACTTATAA
- a CDS encoding RNA-binding domain-containing protein, protein MTNIVLQLIAQGENAQVEFKSSDVRPDSIAREITAFANTLGGTLLIGVEDNGIVSGITTNSLNEWLANISRNNIIPAIAIDIDHLIIDSKIVCMVTVPKGKDKPYQTLDGKYWLRIGSTNRTATKEELSSLFQQAGLVHFDTAPVTDTGVEGIDLRLVDHYYQTYYETDFLNLSAEEQLNLLNNADILTELEGKQVITVGGLLMFGKYPQRRLAHSSIMFAVFKGGSITDDLIDKKEILGTLPELIDKTVALLQLFLPSPSIIEGTQRTEITLIPIKVLREAMVNAVVHRDYSLSQRKIQVHIFSDRIEITSPGKLANTLTLAKIRYGNSAPRNIFLVKFLDNLRYFDGLGRGIPMMLKLMQDRIQFEEIGELFRVTLKFQGN, encoded by the coding sequence ATGACTAATATAGTACTCCAACTCATAGCTCAAGGTGAAAATGCTCAAGTTGAGTTCAAATCCAGCGATGTTCGACCTGATTCTATTGCTCGTGAAATAACAGCCTTTGCTAATACACTAGGTGGCACATTACTTATTGGTGTTGAAGATAATGGAATTGTTTCAGGAATAACAACCAATAGCCTAAATGAATGGTTAGCTAATATTAGTCGTAATAATATTATTCCTGCTATAGCTATCGATATAGATCATCTAATAATAGATAGTAAAATAGTTTGCATGGTGACTGTGCCAAAAGGTAAGGATAAGCCTTATCAAACCTTAGATGGCAAATATTGGTTGCGTATTGGTTCCACTAATCGTACTGCTACCAAAGAAGAATTAAGTAGTTTATTCCAGCAAGCAGGTTTAGTTCATTTTGATACTGCCCCTGTTACGGATACAGGCGTTGAAGGTATTGATCTACGCCTAGTAGATCACTATTACCAAACTTATTATGAAACTGATTTTTTAAATCTTTCGGCTGAAGAACAATTAAATTTATTAAATAACGCCGATATTCTTACTGAATTAGAAGGTAAGCAAGTAATCACGGTGGGTGGCTTACTTATGTTTGGCAAATATCCCCAACGCCGCCTAGCTCATAGCTCAATTATGTTTGCTGTGTTTAAAGGGGGTAGTATTACCGATGATTTGATTGATAAAAAAGAAATACTAGGCACTTTACCAGAGCTAATTGATAAAACAGTGGCATTGCTACAATTATTTTTGCCTAGCCCCTCTATTATTGAAGGTACTCAACGCACTGAAATTACTCTAATCCCGATAAAAGTGTTACGCGAGGCAATGGTTAATGCGGTAGTACACCGTGATTACTCATTAAGTCAACGCAAAATACAGGTTCATATATTCAGTGATCGTATTGAAATCACTTCACCTGGAAAACTAGCTAATACATTAACACTCGCTAAGATTCGTTACGGTAACTCAGCGCCGCGTAATATTTTTCTAGTTAAATTTCTAGATAATTTACGTTATTTTGATGGTTTGGGCAGGGGTATTCCGATGATGCTTAAATTAATGCAAGATCGAATTCAATTTGAAGAAATCGGTGAGTTATTTAGAGTAACGTTGAAATTTCAAGGTAATTAA
- a CDS encoding nitroreductase has protein sequence MDVAQALRTRQSIRAFLPQAVDQATIEMILTLAATAPSGTNTQPWRVAVVTGESKVKLQTAIEAAFRANQAKSMEYKYYPDNWVSPYIERRRACGLQMYSTLEIKREDKQRQLDQWAANYRAFDAPVMLLFFIDKMMETGSYMDYGMFLQSIMLAAVEQGLGTCPQAALGEFPQIVKEQLGYSDDQVLLGGMALGYPDMSALVNSYRTPREPVESFTKFFN, from the coding sequence ATGGATGTAGCACAAGCATTACGCACACGGCAATCAATTCGTGCGTTTTTGCCTCAGGCGGTTGATCAGGCAACTATTGAAATGATTTTAACACTAGCAGCCACAGCACCTTCTGGTACTAATACTCAGCCTTGGCGTGTGGCAGTGGTGACGGGTGAATCTAAAGTAAAACTCCAAACAGCGATTGAAGCAGCGTTTCGAGCTAATCAAGCTAAGTCTATGGAATATAAGTACTATCCTGATAATTGGGTGTCACCTTATATTGAGCGTCGCCGTGCTTGTGGTTTGCAAATGTATAGTACTTTAGAGATTAAGCGCGAAGATAAACAACGCCAATTAGATCAATGGGCAGCGAATTATCGGGCATTTGATGCGCCTGTGATGCTGCTGTTTTTCATTGATAAAATGATGGAAACGGGTTCATATATGGATTATGGCATGTTTTTGCAATCCATTATGTTAGCTGCCGTAGAACAGGGTTTAGGTACTTGTCCACAAGCCGCATTAGGTGAATTCCCACAAATTGTGAAAGAGCAATTAGGCTATAGTGATGATCAGGTATTGCTGGGCGGAATGGCGCTAGGGTATCCCGATATGAGCGCATTAGTGAATAGCTATCGTACTCCAAGAGAACCTGTTGAGAGTTTCACGAAGTTCTTTAATTAG
- a CDS encoding AMP-binding protein, whose amino-acid sequence MTEYYDALETRDPVEREAALIQAVVQQVAHAKQHTPAYAELLKDVDPTQLTSKAAIAQLPLTRKSDLNALQKAQRPLGGLAAVGGKALTHIFASPGPIYEPGSKRPDFWRLARALFSAGFREGDVVHNTFSYHLTPAGMMLESGAHALGCTVIPAGVGQTELQVQTIADLQPSGYVGTPSFLKIILEKAAELGADVSSLKRGLVSGEALPPSVRAKFAEQGIEVLQAYATADLGLIAYETSAKEGLVIDEGVYVEIVRPGTGDLVPDGEVGEVVVTSLNPDYPLIRFATGDLSAIMAGLSPCGRTNRRIKGWMGRADQTAKVRGMFIHPSQVDKVVKRHSEIQKARLVVDWQNESDQLTLKCEVLAPNDALKQAISESVRDICKLRAEVEWIAVGSLPNDGVVISDIRKYD is encoded by the coding sequence ATGACTGAGTATTATGATGCACTCGAAACCCGTGATCCGGTTGAGCGCGAAGCCGCTTTAATTCAAGCGGTAGTTCAACAAGTCGCTCATGCTAAACAACATACTCCCGCTTATGCCGAGTTATTAAAAGACGTTGATCCTACGCAACTAACCTCCAAAGCAGCGATTGCACAATTACCTCTCACACGTAAGTCTGATTTAAATGCTTTACAAAAGGCACAGCGCCCTTTAGGTGGTCTAGCAGCAGTGGGTGGTAAAGCTTTAACCCATATCTTTGCTTCACCCGGACCGATCTATGAACCCGGCTCTAAGCGTCCCGATTTTTGGCGATTAGCTCGTGCTTTATTCAGTGCCGGATTTCGTGAGGGTGATGTGGTACATAACACCTTTTCCTATCACCTCACACCCGCAGGTATGATGCTAGAAAGTGGAGCGCATGCCTTGGGTTGTACCGTGATTCCAGCCGGAGTAGGGCAAACCGAATTACAAGTACAAACCATTGCTGATTTGCAACCTTCAGGTTATGTAGGTACACCTTCCTTCCTCAAAATCATTTTAGAAAAAGCCGCTGAACTAGGGGCAGATGTCAGTTCTCTCAAGCGCGGTTTAGTATCGGGCGAGGCGTTACCACCTAGTGTTCGCGCTAAATTTGCGGAGCAAGGGATTGAGGTATTGCAAGCCTATGCTACGGCTGATTTGGGTTTAATTGCCTATGAAACCTCTGCCAAAGAAGGCTTAGTCATTGATGAGGGTGTGTATGTAGAAATTGTACGTCCGGGGACGGGGGATCTTGTACCTGATGGTGAGGTGGGTGAGGTAGTAGTCACTAGCCTAAATCCTGATTATCCTTTAATTCGTTTTGCCACCGGTGATTTATCCGCAATTATGGCAGGACTAAGCCCCTGTGGTCGCACGAATCGCCGCATTAAAGGCTGGATGGGGCGTGCTGATCAAACGGCAAAAGTGCGCGGTATGTTTATCCATCCCTCTCAAGTCGATAAGGTTGTCAAACGCCATTCTGAAATTCAAAAAGCGCGTTTAGTCGTTGACTGGCAAAATGAGTCTGACCAACTAACCCTAAAATGTGAAGTACTCGCGCCGAATGATGCGCTAAAACAAGCGATTAGCGAGAGTGTACGGGATATTTGTAAATTACGTGCTGAAGTTGAGTGGATTGCTGTCGGTAGTTTACCGAATGATGGCGTGGTGATTAGTGATATTCGTAAGTATGATTAG
- a CDS encoding ABC transporter ATP-binding protein, producing MTATANTEVLLQVNNIEVIYDHVILVLKGVSLAVPKGQIVALLGANGAGKSTTLKAISNLLGAERGDVTKGNIEYKGESVERLNPSELVKRGVIQVMEGRHCFGHLTIEENLLTGAYTRREGRKAIQQDMEMIYEYFPRLKVRRLSQAGYTSGGEQQMCAIGRAIMANPDMVLLDEPSMGLAPQLVEEIFDIIKKLNTEQNVSFLLAEQNTNIALRYADFGYIMENGRIVMEGAAQELANNEDVKEFYLGLAKEGRKSFREVKHYRRRKRWLA from the coding sequence ATGACCGCAACCGCTAATACTGAAGTACTGCTCCAAGTCAATAATATTGAAGTCATTTATGATCACGTCATTCTGGTGTTGAAAGGCGTGTCGCTTGCCGTGCCTAAGGGTCAGATTGTGGCTTTATTAGGTGCTAATGGTGCAGGCAAAAGTACTACGCTCAAAGCGATTTCTAACCTATTAGGGGCTGAGCGTGGCGATGTCACTAAAGGTAATATTGAATACAAAGGTGAGTCGGTTGAGCGGCTCAACCCTTCTGAATTAGTCAAGCGTGGTGTCATTCAAGTCATGGAAGGACGCCATTGTTTCGGGCATTTAACCATTGAAGAAAATCTCCTCACAGGTGCGTATACCCGTCGTGAAGGTCGTAAAGCGATTCAGCAAGATATGGAAATGATTTACGAATATTTCCCGCGTTTGAAAGTGCGGCGCTTGAGCCAAGCGGGTTATACCTCTGGCGGTGAGCAGCAAATGTGCGCGATTGGAAGAGCAATCATGGCGAATCCTGATATGGTATTGCTGGATGAACCCTCAATGGGGCTAGCGCCGCAATTGGTAGAAGAGATTTTCGATATTATTAAAAAGCTCAATACCGAGCAGAATGTCAGCTTCCTACTCGCTGAGCAAAATACCAATATTGCGCTACGTTATGCCGATTTTGGTTACATTATGGAAAACGGTCGCATTGTGATGGAAGGCGCGGCTCAAGAATTAGCCAATAATGAAGACGTGAAAGAGTTTTATCTAGGGCTAGCCAAAGAAGGGCGTAAGAGCTTCCGTGAAGTAAAACATTATCGCCGCCGTAAGCGTTGGTTAGCTTGA
- a CDS encoding ABC transporter substrate-binding protein, translated as MKFNLKASLLAAAVAMSSLLSAVQAADDQYIGSLVYRTGPYAPGGIQWADGFADYVQLLNERDGGINGVKLTLEECDTAYNTDKGLECYERLKKGGSTGMPAVMPLSTGITYALLDRVAADKIPLITSGYGRADAADGTVFPWVFVPPATYWGGADVAIQYIAKEMGGADAMKGKKIALVYHDSAFGKEPIKTLEALAAKHGFELSLHPVSPPGLEQKPIWTKIGRQIKPDYVIMYGWGVMNATAIKEAAAVDFPRDKFIGIWWSGNEPDVIPAGDAAIGYKSLQFNGVGAGYPVHEAIKTNLYAKGKGSSKVEGDVGAVAYNRGMQSAVILTEALRTAMKEYGNKPMTGEQVQWALDRLDVSADRMKELGAEGLFDPIKLTCADHLGQGRVQVAQWDGKAFKAISDWIQPNDEMIRPMYKDSAAAYAKEKGITPRECK; from the coding sequence ATGAAATTTAATCTAAAAGCGAGCTTATTAGCCGCAGCCGTTGCTATGTCTAGCCTACTGAGTGCTGTACAAGCAGCTGATGATCAATATATTGGTTCATTAGTCTATCGTACTGGTCCTTATGCTCCGGGGGGGATTCAATGGGCGGACGGTTTCGCCGACTATGTGCAATTACTCAATGAGCGCGACGGTGGAATTAATGGCGTAAAGCTAACTTTGGAAGAGTGTGATACCGCTTACAATACAGATAAAGGCTTAGAGTGCTATGAGCGTCTGAAAAAAGGTGGTTCGACTGGAATGCCAGCGGTGATGCCACTCTCTACAGGTATTACCTATGCGCTCTTAGATCGTGTCGCAGCGGATAAAATCCCCTTAATCACTTCCGGCTATGGTCGTGCGGATGCGGCTGATGGTACGGTATTTCCTTGGGTATTTGTTCCACCTGCTACCTATTGGGGGGGCGCTGATGTAGCCATTCAATACATCGCTAAAGAAATGGGCGGTGCGGATGCTATGAAGGGCAAAAAGATTGCTCTGGTTTATCATGATTCTGCCTTTGGTAAAGAGCCGATTAAAACCTTAGAAGCCTTAGCCGCTAAGCATGGCTTTGAGTTGTCTTTACATCCTGTTTCCCCTCCCGGTTTAGAGCAAAAACCCATTTGGACTAAAATCGGGCGTCAGATTAAACCCGATTACGTGATTATGTATGGTTGGGGGGTAATGAATGCGACTGCGATTAAAGAAGCGGCAGCCGTTGATTTCCCACGCGATAAATTCATTGGTATTTGGTGGTCTGGTAACGAGCCTGATGTGATCCCAGCAGGCGATGCAGCAATTGGCTATAAATCCTTACAGTTCAATGGTGTAGGTGCTGGCTATCCTGTGCATGAAGCCATTAAAACTAACCTTTATGCTAAAGGCAAAGGCTCTTCAAAAGTGGAGGGTGATGTCGGGGCGGTTGCTTACAATCGCGGTATGCAAAGTGCCGTGATTTTAACCGAAGCCTTACGTACCGCAATGAAAGAGTACGGCAATAAGCCTATGACAGGCGAGCAAGTACAATGGGCCTTAGATCGTTTAGATGTTAGTGCTGATCGTATGAAAGAGTTAGGCGCAGAAGGCTTATTCGATCCTATTAAACTCACTTGCGCAGATCACTTAGGTCAAGGTCGCGTGCAAGTTGCTCAGTGGGACGGTAAAGCATTTAAAGCGATTAGTGACTGGATTCAGCCTAATGATGAAATGATTCGCCCGATGTATAAAGACTCTGCGGCCGCTTACGCGAAAGAAAAGGGTATTACCCCCCGTGAGTGTAAATAG